One genomic region from Nocardia vinacea encodes:
- a CDS encoding YccF domain-containing protein, translating to MKPIQLVLNILWLVFVGFWMALGYIVAGIICCVLIITIPWGIASFRIATYVLWPFGRTTVEKPSAGVGSMIGNIIWFIVAGWWLALGHLLTSIPLFISIIGIPFGWANLKLIPISLFPLGREIVDSDQPFGAQYARGGYVPR from the coding sequence ATGAAGCCGATTCAGCTGGTGCTCAATATCCTGTGGCTCGTATTCGTGGGGTTCTGGATGGCGCTCGGCTACATTGTCGCCGGCATCATCTGCTGCGTTCTGATCATCACGATCCCGTGGGGTATCGCTTCGTTCCGGATCGCGACCTATGTGCTCTGGCCGTTCGGACGCACGACAGTCGAAAAGCCTTCCGCGGGTGTCGGATCGATGATCGGCAACATCATCTGGTTCATCGTCGCCGGTTGGTGGCTGGCGCTCGGCCACCTGCTCACCAGCATCCCCCTGTTCATCTCGATCATCGGCATCCCCTTCGGCTGGGCGAACCTCAAACTCATCCCGATCTCCCTGTTCCCCCTCGGCCGCGAAATTGTAGACAGCGACCAACCATTCGGCGCCCAATACGCCCGCGGTGGTTACGTACCTCGCTAG
- a CDS encoding GNAT family N-acetyltransferase, with the protein MTLIPGITIRSATDDDVAAIQLLGDTSFGMRSEPEYAESRAQVFPTEEAIVAIDDGRVVGHARSTRMTLTVPGERTVEACGIAGVGVAPTHRRRGILRAIYTEQHQRTEAAGLPLTIFTASQGAIYGRFGYGPTIRQNAVSIDRRFVEFLPSAPDPGGVVLSTVADAGEQLRAIYDRWRRLVPGAQARPEARWQMDLSDSPAFRDGGTELFVFLHPDGYVLYRYHRREQGKSAVVEEMRAVTPEAQIALWRALFGLELCSHVEAAITDNDPLPYLLTDLRLVRTKARFDDLWLRLMDVPAALTARSYLRDLDVVLAVQDPFRNAGGTFALTVRDGIAECTPTTRPPDFELGIDVLASVYLGAYPARVFAAANRLQAKDAAQLRALDEAFGAEREAVLGWFF; encoded by the coding sequence ATGACGCTGATACCCGGCATCACCATTCGGTCGGCCACAGACGATGACGTGGCCGCCATTCAGTTGCTCGGCGACACCTCGTTCGGGATGCGCAGCGAACCGGAGTATGCGGAATCGCGGGCGCAGGTCTTTCCGACCGAGGAGGCGATCGTCGCGATCGATGACGGGCGTGTCGTCGGACATGCCAGGTCCACTCGGATGACGCTGACGGTGCCCGGGGAGCGCACGGTCGAGGCCTGCGGAATCGCCGGGGTCGGAGTCGCTCCGACGCACCGGCGGCGCGGGATTCTGCGGGCCATCTACACCGAACAACATCAGCGCACCGAGGCGGCGGGGCTTCCGCTGACCATCTTCACCGCGAGTCAGGGCGCCATCTACGGCCGGTTCGGGTACGGGCCGACGATTCGGCAGAATGCGGTCTCGATCGACCGGCGGTTCGTCGAATTCCTGCCGTCCGCACCCGATCCGGGCGGCGTGGTGCTCAGCACCGTGGCCGATGCGGGCGAACAACTGCGCGCGATCTACGACCGGTGGCGGCGCCTGGTGCCTGGTGCGCAGGCACGTCCCGAGGCCCGCTGGCAGATGGACCTCTCCGATTCGCCCGCGTTCCGCGACGGCGGCACCGAGCTCTTCGTATTCCTGCACCCGGACGGTTATGTGCTGTACCGCTACCACCGTCGCGAACAAGGCAAGTCTGCGGTGGTCGAGGAGATGCGCGCGGTGACCCCGGAAGCGCAAATCGCGTTGTGGCGGGCGCTATTCGGGTTGGAGCTGTGCAGTCACGTCGAGGCGGCGATCACCGACAACGATCCGCTCCCGTATCTGCTCACCGATCTCCGACTGGTACGCACGAAGGCGCGCTTCGACGATTTGTGGTTGCGGCTCATGGATGTCCCTGCGGCGCTGACCGCTCGCTCATACCTGCGTGACCTCGATGTCGTTCTCGCAGTGCAGGATCCATTCCGCAACGCGGGCGGCACCTTCGCACTCACGGTGCGCGACGGCATCGCCGAATGCACACCCACCACTCGCCCACCCGACTTCGAACTCGGCATCGACGTCCTGGCCTCCGTGTACCTCGGTGCCTACCCGGCCCGAGTCTTCGCAGCCGCCAACCGCCTGCAGGCCAAGGACGCCGCACAGCTACGCGCCCTCGACGAGGCATTCGGCGCGGAACGAGAAGCAGTACTCGGCTGGTTTTTCTGA
- a CDS encoding RNA methyltransferase, with product MADVIDIDDPADPRVDDFRDLKSADRRPDLPGRKGLVIAEGVVVVQRMLDSRFRPSALLGVEKRRVELAEDLARIDVPYYRASAEVMAEVVGFHLNRGVLAVARRPAELTVDDVIERARTVAVLEGVNDHENLGSMFRNAAGLGVEAILFGGRCADPLYRRSVRVSMGHVLRVPFAQLPKWPEGLDVLRSKGFQIIALTPNPAAVNLATAMTGERVALLLGAEGPGLTEEAMRATDIRARIPMSPGTDSLNVATAAAMAFYERVRTS from the coding sequence GTGGCTGATGTGATCGATATCGACGATCCCGCCGATCCGCGTGTCGATGACTTTCGCGATCTGAAGTCGGCGGATCGTCGGCCGGATCTGCCGGGGCGCAAGGGGTTGGTGATCGCGGAGGGGGTGGTGGTCGTCCAGCGGATGTTGGATTCGCGGTTTCGGCCCAGTGCGCTGCTCGGGGTGGAGAAGCGGCGGGTGGAACTCGCGGAGGATCTGGCGCGGATCGATGTGCCGTATTACCGGGCGAGTGCCGAGGTGATGGCGGAGGTGGTCGGATTCCATCTCAATCGCGGGGTGCTCGCGGTGGCGCGCAGGCCCGCGGAGTTGACCGTGGACGACGTCATCGAGCGGGCCCGCACGGTCGCGGTGTTGGAGGGCGTGAACGATCACGAAAATCTCGGCTCGATGTTCCGGAATGCGGCCGGACTAGGCGTCGAGGCGATTCTGTTCGGCGGTCGGTGTGCCGATCCGCTGTATCGGCGGTCGGTGCGGGTGTCGATGGGGCATGTGCTGCGGGTGCCGTTCGCGCAACTACCGAAGTGGCCGGAGGGGCTGGATGTATTGCGGAGCAAGGGATTCCAGATCATCGCGCTCACCCCGAACCCGGCCGCGGTGAATTTGGCGACGGCGATGACGGGGGAGCGGGTGGCGCTGCTGCTCGGCGCGGAGGGACCCGGATTGACCGAGGAAGCCATGCGGGCCACCGACATTCGAGCCCGCATCCCGATGTCACCCGGCACCGATTCGCTCAATGTGGCGACGGCGGCCGCCATGGCGTTCTATGAACGGGTGAGGACGTCGTGA
- a CDS encoding DUF2537 domain-containing protein, with protein sequence MSYFPNGAYRPYQPYQDPTPWAAGLTVATMVALLTAVAVYAFGSALAEVHPLLAILVNLVAVGGAAPTAWRWRLAPVTRWVIGGGAAGVLLGWLVLIIGGLSS encoded by the coding sequence GTGAGCTATTTCCCGAACGGGGCGTACCGGCCCTACCAGCCGTACCAGGACCCGACTCCGTGGGCTGCCGGACTCACCGTCGCGACCATGGTCGCACTGCTGACGGCCGTCGCGGTGTACGCATTCGGCTCGGCCCTGGCGGAGGTCCATCCGCTGCTCGCGATCCTGGTCAACCTCGTCGCGGTCGGTGGCGCCGCACCCACGGCCTGGCGTTGGCGCCTGGCACCGGTGACCCGCTGGGTCATCGGTGGCGGCGCCGCCGGTGTATTGCTCGGCTGGCTGGTCCTGATCATCGGTGGCCTGTCGAGTTAG
- a CDS encoding DUF6928 family protein: MLSKASSLWYVDAQDPLAVLRANHDPDPEAALALAKQLHTDRDVMPIMVGTLGGCAGPDADEVYIGCYPGVTVVCSAQAARAHPTALPELLVRPLASEHTYLISFDAHHGWGAFAHWERGEFRRSFSSTRVNILEDEGLPLVWERSYWAGDHPVRWQAGELPDPQTLPFDPPDFADAANNEWLGFHYRSPAPEGALVPGDIAVCGFTLYPKGQAPDPDDLIPREEHNGDAKTRRGLLNWLRGKDRVS; encoded by the coding sequence ATGCTGTCCAAGGCTTCGTCTCTCTGGTACGTCGACGCACAGGATCCGTTGGCGGTACTCCGCGCGAACCACGATCCGGACCCAGAAGCCGCGCTTGCGCTGGCGAAACAACTGCACACGGACCGTGATGTCATGCCGATCATGGTCGGCACGCTGGGCGGTTGCGCCGGACCGGATGCCGACGAGGTGTACATCGGCTGCTATCCCGGGGTCACGGTGGTGTGCTCGGCACAGGCCGCGCGGGCGCATCCGACGGCGCTGCCGGAGTTGCTGGTTCGCCCGCTCGCCTCGGAGCACACCTATCTGATCTCGTTCGACGCGCATCACGGCTGGGGCGCGTTCGCCCATTGGGAGCGTGGCGAATTCCGGCGCTCGTTCAGCTCGACGCGGGTGAACATCCTGGAGGACGAGGGCCTTCCGCTGGTGTGGGAGCGTTCTTATTGGGCCGGTGATCATCCGGTGCGGTGGCAGGCCGGGGAACTACCCGACCCGCAAACCCTCCCCTTCGACCCACCCGATTTCGCCGACGCCGCCAATAACGAATGGCTCGGCTTCCACTACCGCTCCCCCGCCCCCGAAGGCGCCCTGGTACCAGGCGATATCGCGGTCTGCGGATTCACCCTCTACCCGAAGGGCCAGGCCCCCGACCCCGACGACCTGATCCCGCGGGAGGAGCACAACGGCGACGCGAAAACGAGACGAGGTCTGCTCAACTGGCTGCGCGGCAAGGATCGCGTCTCGTGA
- the sepH gene encoding septation protein SepH, whose product MRELRVIGVTPDSTHIVCIDTETGNKYRLPADDKLRAAARGDLARFGQIEIEMEATMRPRDIQARIRAGASVEQVTEESGMPLSRVERFAYPVLLERARAAELAQKAHPVRADGPAVEILIDIVTAAFTERGHTLENAEWDAWKDEKGFWVAQLQWQNGRSEIAAHWRYQPDAHGGSVSPLDDPASDLIDPDFGRALRGLATILPPQAEIEAPAAPEPPVETLPVETLPVETRPAREPAAAPARPAARTQPTLDEYYEQRSVAAGGSSTPVSAGGAAAAIPAAASTNAIPAASGSASVTAGTNTAPAAGGAPAGAGTPPAAPPAAPAKPAAKPAASEEAAKKAPAKAARNKRGKAPMPSWEDVLLGVRSSGH is encoded by the coding sequence GTGCGTGAACTTCGAGTGATCGGGGTGACGCCCGACTCCACGCACATCGTGTGTATCGACACCGAGACCGGCAACAAGTACCGGCTGCCCGCCGACGACAAGCTTCGAGCCGCAGCACGCGGAGACCTTGCCCGATTCGGCCAGATTGAGATCGAGATGGAAGCAACTATGCGTCCCCGCGATATTCAAGCTCGTATCCGTGCCGGGGCATCCGTTGAACAGGTCACCGAAGAATCCGGTATGCCGCTGAGTCGCGTGGAGCGATTCGCCTATCCGGTGCTGCTGGAGCGGGCCCGCGCCGCCGAACTCGCGCAGAAGGCGCATCCGGTGCGCGCCGACGGTCCGGCCGTGGAAATCCTCATCGATATCGTCACCGCCGCGTTCACCGAGCGCGGGCACACACTCGAGAATGCCGAGTGGGATGCCTGGAAGGACGAAAAGGGCTTCTGGGTCGCGCAATTGCAGTGGCAGAACGGCCGTTCCGAGATCGCCGCGCATTGGCGCTACCAGCCCGACGCGCACGGCGGCTCGGTTTCCCCGCTCGACGATCCGGCCTCGGATCTGATCGATCCCGACTTCGGCCGTGCCCTACGTGGGCTCGCCACCATCCTGCCGCCGCAGGCGGAGATCGAGGCGCCCGCGGCGCCCGAACCGCCGGTAGAGACCCTGCCGGTGGAAACTCTTCCGGTAGAGACGCGTCCGGCGCGCGAGCCCGCAGCGGCACCGGCGCGTCCGGCGGCGCGAACCCAGCCGACGCTGGACGAGTACTACGAGCAGCGTTCCGTCGCGGCCGGCGGTAGTAGTACGCCGGTCAGCGCGGGTGGTGCGGCGGCCGCGATTCCGGCCGCCGCGAGCACGAATGCCATTCCGGCCGCGAGCGGTTCCGCTTCGGTCACCGCCGGAACGAATACGGCTCCGGCCGCCGGTGGCGCTCCGGCTGGTGCGGGCACCCCCCCGGCCGCGCCCCCCGCTGCCCCGGCCAAGCCTGCCGCCAAGCCCGCTGCTTCCGAGGAAGCGGCGAAGAAGGCGCCTGCGAAGGCGGCTCGGAACAAGCGGGGGAAGGCACCGATGCCGTCCTGGGAGGATGTATTGCTCGGGGTGCGTAGCTCGGGACACTGA